Proteins found in one Streptomyces sp. CB09001 genomic segment:
- a CDS encoding acyl-CoA desaturase — protein MANPTVLVESLPTPAQEKDRERGSDFSELSRRIADAGLLRRRPLYYTIRFGAVALTLAGGVAAFVALGDSWSQLFVAVALAVVFGQLGLAAHDLAHRQVFTRRRPSEAGGLLAANLLLGMSYGWWMNKHTRHHANPNHEEKDPDVSPDILVWSRGQASRATGLPRFIGKHQAALFFPLLTLEGLNLSFNSFKALGSRAVKRPVLEGTLLVVHFAVYFGGLFTVLSPGKALVFLAVHQGLFGIYLGSVFAPNHKGMPMIEEGMRLDFLRRQVLTSRNVRGGALVDAFMGGLNYQIEHHLFPSMPTPALGRAQAITEAYCAELGVPYHQTGLLASHREALRHMRSVGEPLRAAR, from the coding sequence ATGGCCAACCCAACGGTGCTCGTCGAGAGCCTGCCCACGCCCGCTCAGGAGAAGGATCGCGAAAGGGGAAGCGACTTTTCCGAACTCTCCCGGCGCATAGCCGACGCGGGGCTGCTCCGGCGCCGCCCGCTGTACTACACGATCCGTTTCGGCGCCGTCGCCCTCACGCTCGCCGGCGGTGTCGCCGCGTTCGTCGCCCTGGGGGACAGCTGGAGTCAGCTGTTCGTCGCGGTCGCGCTCGCCGTCGTCTTCGGCCAGCTCGGACTGGCGGCCCACGACCTCGCCCACCGGCAGGTCTTCACCCGCCGGCGCCCCAGCGAGGCCGGCGGTCTGCTGGCGGCCAACCTGCTGCTCGGCATGAGCTACGGCTGGTGGATGAACAAGCACACCCGCCACCACGCGAACCCCAACCACGAGGAGAAGGACCCGGACGTCTCCCCCGACATCCTGGTGTGGTCACGGGGCCAGGCCAGCAGGGCGACCGGACTCCCGCGGTTCATCGGCAAACACCAGGCGGCCCTGTTCTTCCCGCTGTTGACACTGGAGGGCCTCAACCTGAGCTTCAACAGCTTCAAGGCGCTGGGCAGCCGGGCCGTGAAGCGTCCGGTCCTGGAGGGCACGCTGCTCGTCGTCCACTTCGCCGTGTACTTCGGCGGCCTGTTCACGGTCCTCTCCCCGGGCAAGGCGCTCGTCTTCCTCGCCGTCCACCAGGGTCTGTTCGGGATCTACCTGGGCTCGGTCTTCGCGCCCAACCACAAGGGCATGCCGATGATCGAGGAGGGCATGCGGCTGGACTTCCTGCGCCGTCAGGTGCTGACCTCCCGCAACGTGCGGGGCGGTGCGCTCGTCGACGCCTTCATGGGCGGCCTCAACTACCAGATCGAGCACCACCTCTTCCCCAGCATGCCGACCCCGGCCCTCGGCCGGGCCCAGGCCATCACCGAGGCGTACTGCGCCGAGTTGGGCGTGCCCTACCACCAGACGGGGCTGCTGGCGTCGCACCGCGAGGCCCTGCGGCACATGAGGAGCGTCGGGGAGCCGCTGCGCGCCGCACGCTGA
- a CDS encoding undecaprenyl-diphosphate phosphatase: MSAISIGQAVVLGAVEGVTEFLPVSSTGHLKIVEGLMGIPVDDDAVIGFSAVIQVGAIAAVLVYFSKDIARILSAWARGLRDREERYHHDYKFAWWVIFATIPIVLVGLAAKPLIKGPLASLWVVAGSLIVGSGVMWWADRTGRHKRGEDDTSFKDAMLVGGSQILALLFPGFSRSGATMSTALMLDLDRVAATRLSFFLGIPALTGAGLYELKDALGTGAGAAPLAVGTLVSFVVAYASIAWLLKFIAKHSFNAFVVYRIAVGVLLFGLLGTGVLHS; this comes from the coding sequence ATGAGCGCCATCAGCATCGGTCAGGCCGTCGTCCTCGGAGCCGTCGAGGGGGTGACCGAGTTCCTGCCCGTCTCCTCCACCGGACACCTCAAGATCGTCGAGGGGCTGATGGGCATCCCGGTCGACGACGACGCCGTCATCGGCTTCTCCGCGGTCATCCAGGTCGGCGCGATCGCCGCCGTGCTCGTCTACTTCTCCAAGGACATCGCGCGGATCCTCTCCGCCTGGGCGCGGGGACTGCGCGACCGGGAGGAGCGGTACCACCACGACTACAAGTTCGCCTGGTGGGTCATCTTCGCCACCATCCCCATCGTCCTCGTCGGCCTCGCCGCCAAGCCCCTGATCAAGGGTCCGCTCGCCTCGCTGTGGGTGGTCGCGGGCTCGCTGATCGTCGGCAGCGGTGTGATGTGGTGGGCCGACCGCACCGGCCGGCACAAGCGGGGCGAGGACGACACGTCCTTCAAGGACGCGATGCTGGTCGGCGGCTCCCAGATCCTCGCCCTGCTCTTCCCGGGCTTCTCCCGCTCCGGCGCCACCATGTCCACCGCCCTGATGCTCGACCTGGACCGGGTCGCCGCCACCCGGCTGTCCTTCTTCCTGGGCATCCCGGCCCTGACCGGAGCCGGACTGTACGAGCTGAAGGACGCCCTGGGCACGGGAGCGGGTGCCGCGCCGCTGGCGGTCGGCACCCTCGTCTCCTTCGTGGTGGCCTACGCCTCCATCGCCTGGCTGCTGAAGTTCATCGCCAAGCACTCCTTCAACGCGTTCGTCGTCTACCGGATCGCGGTCGGCGTCCTGCTGTTCGGGCTGCTCGGCACCGGCGTCCTGCACAGCTGA
- the crcB gene encoding fluoride efflux transporter CrcB translates to MNWLLVVAGGMVGAPLRYLTDRAVQSRHDSVFPWGTFTVNVTGSVVLGLLTGAALAGAVGSDLRLLLGTGLCGALTTYSTFSYETLRLAETGARLQAAVNVVGSVAAGLAAAFAGVTLADALWT, encoded by the coding sequence GTGAACTGGCTCCTCGTCGTCGCGGGCGGCATGGTCGGCGCCCCGCTGCGCTACCTCACCGACCGGGCCGTGCAGTCGCGGCACGACTCCGTCTTCCCCTGGGGCACCTTCACGGTGAACGTGACGGGCAGCGTCGTCCTCGGCCTGCTGACCGGCGCCGCCCTGGCCGGAGCGGTCGGCTCCGACCTGCGGCTGCTGCTGGGCACCGGCCTGTGCGGCGCCCTCACCACCTACTCGACCTTCTCCTACGAGACCCTCCGGCTGGCCGAGACCGGTGCGCGCCTGCAGGCCGCCGTGAACGTCGTGGGGAGTGTGGCGGCCGGGCTCGCGGCGGCGTTCGCGGGGGTGACTCTGGCCGACGCGCTCTGGACCTGA
- a CDS encoding DUF190 domain-containing protein, producing MTRLTGSALRLTVFVGENDTWHHRPLYSEIVHRAHAAGLAGASVFRGIEGFGASSLIHTTRLLSLSEDLPVAVVVVDTEERVRGFLPLLDELVTEGLVTLDRCEVVRYEGRRRS from the coding sequence ATGACGAGGCTGACCGGCAGCGCCCTGCGCCTGACCGTCTTCGTCGGCGAGAACGACACCTGGCACCACCGGCCCCTGTACTCGGAGATCGTCCACCGCGCCCACGCGGCCGGCCTCGCCGGCGCCAGCGTCTTCCGGGGCATCGAGGGCTTCGGCGCCTCCTCGCTCATCCACACCACCAGACTGCTGTCCCTGAGCGAGGACCTGCCGGTGGCCGTCGTCGTCGTCGACACCGAGGAACGGGTCCGGGGCTTCCTGCCGCTGCTCGACGAACTCGTCACCGAGGGCCTGGTCACCCTCGACCGGTGCGAGGTCGTCAGGTACGAGGGCCGGAGGCGCTCGTGA